In Tachysurus fulvidraco isolate hzauxx_2018 chromosome 25, HZAU_PFXX_2.0, whole genome shotgun sequence, the following proteins share a genomic window:
- the LOC113658079 gene encoding polycystic kidney disease 1 like 1 isoform X3, protein MIGMQVPAVWIYTEKQAYATKEDITFLAMTEEPDPLGFLWHFGDQTAVKMSSRTFVKKYLHPDRYNVTVSVSSSQGSVSSEVHTVVIQRAVHLNRLLYTRSVLLNKSVPFSCRIDAGTDVTYLWDFGDGSRRIGKDSEHHVFKSTGEFIVEVIVTNLVSSASLKGHVFVVVEPCQPPPVKNMGPSKIQVLRYQPVWLGVTFEEQIQCNVSKGLHYSWTLYGPTRLQLSTTGIKTNQQHLKLPEYFLHYGTYKVAAKVQIVGSIVYSTYAVLLEVMPSTPVSIISGGTNVFINRHNSNSNITVDGYRSYDPDFPENVMSYRWKCRPVNTAETSCFSAHVQTSSALLMFPATSLNSNCDLFKFTLTVQSGNRSSSSEMFITVRSKPTSIIHVSCKEGRGNSVNWNERFSVTAACKHCPINITYSWKLYLVNASSKSIPDVPFCSSLDISLPSKLVEHENFLQQPATSVPLSILNHHKTSSRGNIKITHDSFVSWPRQGRSEEQTNPSLSVLLSETDSASAEMGSGEVSEMDFTLFNPAHMKEDKNTSEKDFVAEYPNEHGYLDYEDFYSGIEEADSGVSVGRPNGPHNLDKVISHSSEYDGDNLVGPGSLDNVVFEKTLLDLHRELIEPAIFQSFTSTDISSSVITFKPMMLKPKSLYMLEVTSSSEHVLQGKTQLFFSTHPVPEEMVCHVQPSLGFELHTQFSIFCSSGKKDLLYEYSFSVGKSTKKVIYQGRDYQNYFYLPSGDPYDDYKVTIYIKIENRFGASTKPCPVNVKVWPSFKRDSTSLSNPDQELFMYGLRNLTNLIQVKNTQDIINYIFLLTATLNRLSLDPESCVKLQTQTRAALISAIFQLDATNQELLFDILQTLVDLMKVSNQVTFDSAVLVTKYIQNLSSLRESSLLDVWVVKAVIHILSYILEAQIPSSKLTLDALHITTNSVLMKGHVAEMKLFNCSSRREIKMRHLSTPLIIEFEKQENPGVEFTLSRSEVNTHQFNVTAELLQKAVEIRVEFRRPPRRPFPILLLFRMHQKPTPLLYNVRNVYHWKGQVAQIFLPASSLKDTGIAFLMLLNADYDKRSRNKYMAHEVDYTLRVESTQCLVWDGVKDWRSDGCSVLKSFTSTKVNCSYNQLSSFTFAHQMIQSLYSVSDITEYTSICANPMVIIVMVVVVAVYTVLLVFCNHADIQVEKDLGTFLLPDNNPSDEFLYAVTIDTGLRSRARMTAKVYIVLYGEKGVSQMRELSNPDHTLFTHNSRRTFILSSAQSLGQLWQVCLWHNGGGTSPSWFLNHVMVKDIVDGSSWTFLAQCWLAVDEGDGQVERKLLALDRQLTFRELLHLNLADYLEDLHPWLSVYSRPSYSSHTFTQRLSVCFLLLQVYMSANCILIYFHEDQHWLESGLIGVSLISVWTGLCALTFLPLGSLMSFLFRISKTNKYGRDSGDQYTVRIPYIFSVDGDRNAFLLRDNVSELNDSRSTVSQWKNKCQVLKACDLESLSCVKRRESSALQKATDTVSCIEMIEKNIPDNNDKLQNEFSSVVVNDLTNNNVYRRSRSLQAWCYYGTWILLLCVSVTCIIITGILGLKFSSTKCLLWIHSVFFSLLFCAFAAHPALIFIVAVCVTLQRGDQSYFCQISAVEEPVKELLKNNSRNGACVEKQSLSSSYHHREEISMNFEKVLAARQRARYLRLARPPTFTELQSVRSQIKKRSHLQKTIRELMLYGFASCIVGTLAYGKSSSDKFYLNQAVRAHFTGMASIQKHDDWWNWVENTLLHELYFYSHEYSGVEDSVKAISLIGEPVIMKMEGTDNSSCQSSSGALASFFSAFIEPYQCGKLGCYDGAGFNVPLGKNRSEASSKLKTLWTSDWMRSSTHAINLQFTLYSPVYNLFTTVTMLGEMSCMEAVLSSVFISSARLHHFPCALHYSATAGELLLLFFTLLQIYFQIYAMAQRGRCYWSDFWNWIKVIVVLLSLLCFVCSVIHFKVITDTMEQLRREDFKTFVDLSPASSWEQCTHSLYGLLLFILLIKCCSLLCLNEAMATAVSTVRVVFSSLLWPVITGVIFIFAFSSLGILVNLPKPVYSLITHHFGIGKLDGSHKNQASWMLCCYGALICIVSFSVKAVTTGILSLVVKRAKSKRRKPHLSVLDLCTYIHDEALALVGKGRQKWPVHPKNNNFVLEEFEDLVDELLLKLNVISSSDEDQENYEDQSPLQSAYDFSSEISDENKLQKMEIKRENSLGSLLERNNLQSFRRSEETIHDQAIYTDPKGHQNISTSPVKKLKNSQTSFGIHQTISVHIEGSEILKANRSQSLKMTMEDHDCDNTVLNKALNSQHPMGFISHTGRLTNRSCHRKSCRLFCLNEPHAEKQTEVENIPGQCY, encoded by the exons ATGATTGGTATGCAGG TTCCAGCTGTTTGGATCTACACTGAAAAACAAGCTTATGCTACAAAAGAAGATATTACATTCCTGGCTATGACTGAAGAGCCTGATCCACTCGGGTTTCTGTGGCATTTTGGGGACCAAACAGCAGTTAAAATGTCATCTAGGACATTTGTTAAGAAATACCTACAtccagacag GTACAACGTTACAGTCAGCGTCTCCAGCAGCCAAGGCTCTGTTAGCTCAGAAGTTCATACTGTAGTGATTCAAAGAGCTGTGCATCTTAACAGACTGCTGTACACTCGCTCAGTGCTGCTGAACAAATCAGTGCCTTTCAGCTGCCGAATCGACGCTGGAACAGACGTCACTTATCTCTGGGATTTTGGAGATGGATCAAGAAGAATTGGAAAGGACAGTGAGCATCATGTGTTTAAAAG TACAGGAGAGTTCATAGTAGAAGTGATCGTCACCAACCTAGTGAGCTCTGCCTCTTTAAAAGGACATGTGTTTGTCGTTGTTGAGCCATGCCAACCTCCACCTGTGAAGAACATGGGACCCAGCAAGATCCAG gtATTGCGTTACCAGCCTGTGTGGCTTGGTGTGACATTTGAAGAGCAGATCCAGTGCAATGTCTCCAAAGGCCTCCACTACAGCTGGACTCTCTATGGACCAACCAGACTGCAGCTCTCTACCACAGGcattaaaacaaaccaacaacatCTGAAGCTTCCGGAGTACTTCCTTCATTACGGCACATATAAAGTAGCAGCTAAG GTTCAGATTGTAGGCAGCATAGTTTATAGTACCTACGCTGTTTTGCTCGAGGTGATGCCGAGCACACCTGTGAGCATCATAAGTGGAGGAACAAATGTGTTTATCAACCGTCACAACAGCAACTCAAACATCACTGTGGATGGATATAGGTCATATGACCCAGATTTTCCTGAAAACGTTATGAG TTATAGGTGGAAATGCAGGCCAGTAAACACAGCTGAGACCTCTTGTTTCTCTGCACATGTTCAGACTTCCTCTGCATTGCTAATGTTTCCTGCAACATCACTAAATTCTAACTGTGATCTGTTCAAgttcacacttactgtacaaagTGGCAATCGGTCCTCTTCTTCCGAGATGTTCATCACTGTGAGATCCAAACCAACCAG CATCATTCATGTATCTTGCAAAGAGGGCAGAGGGAATTCTGTCAATTGGAACGAGAGGTTCTCTGTCACAGCTGCGTGTAAACATTGTCCTATTAATATCACCTACTCCTGGAAGCTCTATTTAGTAAATGCATCTAGCAAAAGCATACCAGATG TGCCTTTCTGCAGCAGTTTGGACATAAGCTTACCTTCTAAACTGGTGGAGCACGAAAATTTCCTTCAACAGCCTGCTACATCTGTTCCTCTATCCATCCTAAATCACCACAAAACATCCAGCAGGGGCAACATTAAGATCACACATGACAGTTTTGTCAGTTGGCCCAGACAGGGGAGATCAGAGGAGCAGACGAATCCATCCCTTTCTGTCCTGCTGTCTGAGACAGACAGTGCATCAG CTGAAATGGGATCAGGTGAAGTCAGTGAGATGGATTTTACTCTGTTTAATCCTGCTCATAtgaaagaagacaaaaacacGAGCGAGAAGGATTTTGTAGCTGAATATCCCAATGAGCATGGATATCTAG ACTATGAGGATTTTTATTCCGGAATAGAGGAAGCGGACTCAGGGGTTTCAGTAGGCCGGCCAAATG GACCCCACAATTTAGACAAGGTGATTTCCCATTCAAGCGAATATGACGGTGATAACCTGGTAGGTCCTGGTAGCCTCGACAATGTAGTGTTTGAGAAAACCTTGCTGGATCTTCACAGAGAACTCATTGAGCCTGCAATCTTTCAGTCCTTCACATCCACAG aTATATCCTCATCTGTTATCACATTTAAACCCATGATGCTAAAGCCGAAAAGTCTTTACATGCTAGAGGTCACTTCAA GTTCTGAGCATGTTCTGCAGGGAAAGACCCAGCTGTTTTTCTCCACACATCCTGTTCCCGAGGAAATGGTGTGCCATGTGCAACCCAGCTTAGGTTTTGAGCTCCATACACAATTCAGCATCTTCTGCAGTTCAGGAAAAAAG GATCTCTTGTATGAATACAGCTTTAGTGTGGGAAAGTCAACAAAAAAAGTGATCTATCAAGGCAGAGATTACCAGAACTATTTTTATCTTCCATCAGGAGATCCATATGATGATTACAAAG TCACCATCTACATTAAAATTGAGAACAGATTTGGGGCATCTACCAAGCCGTGTCCTGTGAACGTCAAAGTTTGGCCGAGCTTCAAGAGAGATTCAACGTCTCTCTCCAATCCAGATCAGgaact GTTTATGTATGGTTTGCGTAATCTAACCAACCTAATACAGGTGAAGAACACCCAAGACATTATTAATTACATCTTTCTCCTGACTGCTACTTTGAACCGTCTGAGTTTGGACCCAGAATCTTGTGTGAaactacagacacaaacacgaGCCGCTCTCATTTCAGCAATTTTTCAACTGGATGCCACAAACCAG GAACTGCTCTTTGATATCCTTCAAACTCTTGTAGACCTTATGAAAGTTTCCAATCAA GTGACGTTTGACAGCGCAGTACTGGTGacaaaatatattcaaaatcTATCCTCTCTTCGTGAGTCCAGCTTATTGGATGTGTGGGTGGTGAAGGCTGTCATACACATCCTCTCATATATTCTGGAAGCTCAAATTCCTTCTTCCAAGTTGACACTTGATGCTCTTCACATCACTACTAACTCAGTGTTG ATGAAGGGACATGTTGCTGAAATGAAACTCTTCAACTGCAGCTCCAGAAGAGAAATCAAAATGAGACACTTGTCCACTCCACTCATCATTGAGTTTGAGAAGCAAGAG AACCCAGGGGTTGAGttcacactctcacgctctGAAGTAAACACTCATCAGTTCAACGTCACAGCTGAACTTCTGCAAAAGGCAGTGGAGATTAGGGTGGAGTTCAGAAGACCACCAAGACGGCCTTTCCCCATCTTGTTGCTCTTCAG AATGCACCAAAAGCCAACACCTTTGTTGTACAATGTACGTAATGTCTATCACTGGAAAGGACAAGTGGCTCAGATCTTTTTACCCGCTTCATCTTTAAAAG ACACTGGTATCGCATTTCTGATGCTCCTCAATGCTGATTATGATAAAAGatctagaaataaatacatggCACATGAAGTGGACTACACACTGAGAGTTGAGTCCACTCAATGCTTAGTTTGGGATGGTGTGAAAGACTGGAGATCTGATGGATGTTCTGTGCTCAAAAGCTTCACCTCAACCAAAGTGAACTGCAG TTACAACCAGCTATCATCGTTCACTTTTGCACATCAGATGATCCAAAGCCTTTACAGTGTTTCAGACATCACTGAGTACACAAG catctgTGCCAACCCTATGGTGATTATTGTAATGGTGGTTGTAGTGGCTGTCTACACTGTGCTATTGGTGTTTTGTAATCATGCTGATATTCAGGTGGAAAAGGATTTGGGAACATTCCTTCTGCCAGACAACAATCCTTCAGACGAGTTCCTCTATGCTGTTACTATCGACACAGGCCTCAGATCAAGAGCCAGAATGACAGCAAAG GTATATATAGTTCTGTATGGTGAGAAAGGAGTGTCTCAAATGAGAGAGCTCAGCAATCCTgaccacacactcttcactcacAATTCCAGGAGAACGTTTATTCTGAG CTCAGCCCAGAGTCTGGGCCAATTATGGCAGGTGTGTTTGTGGCACAATGGTGGAGGTACGTCTCCCAGTTGGTTTCTGAATCACGTGATGGTGAAAGACATAGTAGACGGATCAAGTTGGACCTTTCTGGCGCAGTGCTGGTTGGCAGTGGATGAAGGAGACGGACAAGTGGAGCGAAAACTGCTTGCTTTAGACCGACAGCTCACATTCAGAGAG TTGCTGCATCTGAATCTTGCTGATTACTTAGAGGACTTGCACCCATGGCTGTCTGTTTACAGTCGGCCATCTTACAGCTCACATACATTCACTCAGCGCTTGAGTGTCTGTTTCCTACTGCTGCAGGTTTACATGTCCGCTAACTGCATACTCATATACTTTCACGAAGACCAG CACTGGTTGGAGTCAGGCCTGATTGGTGTTTCGCTGATCTCAGTGTGGACAGGACTGTGTGCACTTACTTTTCTACCTTTAGGCTCTCTTATGTCCTTCCTCTTCCGCATCAGCAAG ACAAACAAATATGGCAGGGATTCAGGGGATCAGTATACAGTCAGAATTCCTTACATCTTCTCTGTAGATG GTGACCGCAATGCTTTTCTGTTGAGGGATAATGTGTCTGAACTGAACGATTCACGGAGCACTGTTTCacaatggaaaaataaatgtcag GTTTTGAAGGCATGTGATTTGGAGTCTTTGTCCTGTGTGAAACGGAGAGAAAGCTCAGCACTGCAGAAAGCCACTGATACTGTCTCGTGCATTGAAATGATTGAAAAAAATATTCCGGACAACAATGACAAATTACAGAATGAATTTAGCTCTGTTGTAG TAAATGATCTCACAAACAACAATGTTTATAGAAGAAGCAGATCTCTGCAAGCTTGGTGCTACTATGGGACATGGATTTTGTTGCTGTGCGTGTCCGTCACTTGTATAATCATTACTGGAATTCTGGGACTGAA ATTTAGCTCTACAAAGTGTCTCCTGTGGATTCACTCAGTATTTTTCTCCTTGCTCTTCTGTGCTTTTGCAGCACACCCAGCACTG atatttattgtTGCGGTATGTGTAACTCTGCAACGAGGGGATCAGAGTTATTTTTGCCAAATCTCAGCTGTTGAGGAGCCAGTCAAAGAGCTGCTAAAAAATAACAGCCGAAATGGAGCCTGTGTGGAGAAGCAGTCCTTGTCCAGCTCATATCATCACAGAGAGGAGATCAGTATGAATTTTGAAAAg gtgcTGGCAGCCCGTCAGAGAGCCAGATATTTGCGTCTCGCACGTCCACCTACTTTCACTGAGCTTCAAAGTGTGAGGagccaaattaaaaaaaggtcacATCTTCAGAAAACAATAag AGAGCTGATGTTATATGGCTTTGCCTCGTGTATAGTTGGCACTTTGGCTTATGGAAAATCCTCCAGTGATAAGTTTTATCTGAATCAGGCAGTCAGAGCTCACTTTACTGG GATGGCTTCAATCCAGAAGCATGATGACTGGTGGAACTGGGTAGAAAACACACTTCTACATGAGCTCTATTTTTATTCCCATGAATATAGTGGGGTGGAAGACAGT GTAAAAGCTATCTCTTTAATTGGAGAGCCGGTCATTATGAAGATGGAAGGAACAGACAATTCATCATGTCAG tcatcATCTGGAGCTCTAGCATCTTTTTTTAGTGCTTTCATTGAACCTTACCAATGTGGGAAACTCGGGTGTTATGACGGAGCAGGATTTAATGTCCCATTAGGAAAAAACAG GTCTGAAGCATCCAGCAAGCTTAAGACACTGTGGACTTCAGACTGGATGCGCAGCTCCACCCATGCCATAAACCTCCAGTTCACTTTATATAGCCCTGTTTATAACCTCTTTACCACTGTCACCATGCTTGGTGAAATGTCATGCATGGAAGCTGTTCTATCCTCAGTCTTCATTTCCTCTGCCAGACTTCATCACTTTCCCTGTGCCCTTCATTACAGTGCTACAGCTGGAGAG CTTCTCCTGCTCTTCTTTACTTTGCTTCAAATCTACTTTCAAATATATGCCATGGCTCAAAGAGGACGATGTTACTGGTCAGACTTCTGGAACTGGATAAAA GTGATTGTAGTCCTGCTCAGTCTTCTGTGCTTTGTCTGTTCTGTGATTCACTTCAAAGTGATCACAGACACAATGGAACAGCTCAGAAGAGAAGATTTCAAGACCTTTGTCGACTTAAGTCCTGCTTCTTCTTGGGAACAG TGCACTCATTCACTTTATGGGCTCCTTCTGTTCATTCTTCTGATTAAATGTTGCTCATTGCTATGCCTCAATGAAGCCATGGCCACAGCTGTATCTACAGTGAGAGTTGTCTTCTCCAGTCTGCTATGGCCTGTG ATAACTGGCGTGATCTTTATTTTCGCTTTCTCCTCCCTGGGGATCCTGGTTAACTTACCAAAACCAGTTTATTCTCTTATCACGCATCATTTTGGCATTGGAAAGCTTGATGGTTCACACAAAAATCAAGCCTCTTGGATGCTTTGTTGCTACGGAGCCTTAATCTGCATTGTGTCTTTTTCAGTGAAAGCAGTG ACAACTGGTATACTCAGTTTGGTTGTGAAAAGGGCAAAATCTAAGAGGAGAAAACCTCATCTGTCTGTCCTGGACCTCTGCACTTATATCCATGATGAGGCTCTGGCGCTTGTTGGTAAAGGCAGGCAGAAGTGGCCTGTTCATCCAAAAAACAAC AATTTTGTCCTGGAGGAGTTTGAGGATCTGGTTGATGAGCTCCTGCTCAAGCTTAATGTCATTTCCAGTAGTGATGAAGACCAGGAAAACTATGAGGACCAGAGTCCTCTCCAATCAGCATATGACTTCAGCTCAGAG